The Oscillatoria acuminata PCC 6304 genomic interval TTCGTAAGGTGGCTTGGTGTTGAGCATCCGTCATCAGTGGCAGAGCGAGCAATTCCAGCGGTTTTCGCCCTGCCATCATTTGTTGGGTTGCTTGGAATCGTTGGGCGAACTCTTCTGGTGTGGGTTGTTCTGGCAGATCAACGCCCAGTTGCTGGAGAATCTTCCGGGCAATATCTAAGCCTTGCAGAAATTGATTTTTAGCAACACAAATCTGGATTTTCAATTCATAAATACTGACTTGATCGAGCAGAGTTTGTGCATGGTTGAGAACAATTGCACCCAAGATTTGCGTTTGCTCGAAGTCACCCAGCAAATAGCTAGATTCAGCGCTAGTTTGATACAAAGCAAGGGTCAAATCATAGTGCCGTTGCCAGCAGTCTTGACTCAGTAATTCAATCCCTGTGGTCAAATACTGCATGGCGGTGGTGTATGCCGTTGACGCTTTGGCTCTCTGACCAGCCAGGAGATTGAGTTGCGCGAGTTCGTTGCGTTCTGTGGGATCGCTCAACAACTGGATCGCACAATTGAGCTGGTTGGCGATCGCAAAGATCTGAGCTTCTCGTTCTGTTTCTGGAGTCTTGTGGAAAAGTAGTTTTCCGATCTTGAGATGAGTGGCTTGTTTATCCGCCTCTGGAATCAACAAGTAGGCGGCTTGTTGAACGCGATCGTGCAAAAATCGATAGGCTGGATTGATTTTGCTTCGGATCTCGCAGGTCTGTCCCACAAGCAGTTCACTGTCTTCTGATTGAAAAAACTTGTAAACCTGGGTTGTCGGCACAAGCAAGCCCTCTTGCAAGACTTTCCACAGCGCGATCGCCGTTTCAGTTGGGGATTGCTCAAAGACGATCGCCAAGGTTGCTAAATCAAACTGATTCCCTATACAAGCCGCAAGTTTTAGGACCTGTTGAGTTTCTGCTGACAACTTCTGCAATTGCAATGCCATAAACTCTACCACATCATCCGTGAGGGCAAGGGCATTGACTTGAGCCATATCACATTGCCAATAGCCCCAATTTCGCTCAAAGGTAATGTATCCATCTTCATGCAGCGCCTTGAGAAACTGAGTCGTAAAAAAGGGATTACCCTGGGTTTTGCGATCGACCAGTTGTGTCAAGGGTTTTGCCAACGCTTGATCGCACTTCAAGGTATCTGCAATCAAACGATTCGTATGCTCTAGGCTTAAGGGAGTTAGGGTAATCGTGTTAACGGTAAAATTGGCTTTTTTCAAGTCCGCGATCGTCAGCATCAACGGATGGGCCGGTGAGACTTCATTATCTCGATAAGCTCCCAACACCAGTAGATAGCCGTTGTCATCCATCAAGACTTTCAGCAACTGCAGCGACGCTGCATCGGCCCATTGCAAGTCATCCAGAAAGATTGTCAAGGGATGGGCGGCAGTGGTAAAAACCTGAATAAACTTCTGGAACAACAAATTAAAGCGATTCTGTACAGCACTGTCGGACAGTTCGGGTGCTGCTGGCTGTTGACCCATGACCTGCTCTAATTCGGGAATCACCTCAATCAAAACTTGCCCGTTTTCGCCCACTGCGTCGAGAATCCGAGCCTGCCATTGGGCTAATTGAGCATCGGATTCACAAAGCAATTGCCCCATTAAATCCCGTAACGCCTGGACAAAGGCCGAGAGGGGAATGTTGCGGTTGAACTGGTCGAATTTACCTTTGATAAAGTAGCCTTTTTGCTGCGTAATCGGTTTGTGGACTTCATTGACTACGGCAGTTTTGCCAATCCCGGAGAAGCCCGCCACCAGCATCAGTTCGGATGCACCCTGGGACACTCGCTCAAAGGCTTTGAGCAGGGTTTGGACTTCTTGTTCTCGACCATAGAGTTTTTCGGGGATAATGAAGCGATCGCTCAAATCTCGCTGACCCAAAACAAACTCACTAATCTCACCCCTTGCTTGCCATTGATTGAGGCATTCTTGTAAATCGTATTGAAGTCCTAAGGCACTCTGATAGCGGTCTTCAGCATTTTTCGCCATCAGTTTCGCCACGATCGCCTCAAGCATAGCTGGAATTTTAGGATTAACCTCATGGACTGGGGTTGGGGTTTTGGCAATGTGGCTATGAATCACCTCTAAAGGGTCATCACTGCTAAACGGTAATTGTCCCGTCAAGAGTTCATAGAGCATCACGCCTAGGGCATAAAAGTCAGCGCGATAGTCAATCCCTCGATTCATCCGTCCCGTTTGTTCAGGAGCTAGGTAAGCAAGGGTTCCTTCTAGGCCCTGGGGACTTTGAATAGCTTGGGTTTCCTTGGGTAGCAATGAGGCAATACTGAAATCAATCAGGGTGACTTGCCCTGAGTCGGGATGAATCAGAACATTGGCCGGTTTGATATCTTTATGAATAATTCGGTGGTGATGTAACTCATGGAGAATGGTCGTTAATTGGATAGCAATATCTAGGATTTTTAATAGATTTAAGGCTTGATTTTCTAGGTATTGAGCAATAGAAATACTGCCACTATCTTCCATGACGATCGCATAGCCATTGCCAAAGGCTTCAAGGGCTAATGTCCTGACAATACCAGGAATCTCGATATTTTTAGTAATGACAAATTGATTCCGAAACTGCACCAACTCCCCAAAGGTGGGATACTCCCGTTTCATCACCTTGATCACCACAGGTTGCTGCAACTGCTGGTGAACTCCACGATAAACATGGGTACGGGTTCCGGGGTAAATCAGATCAGTTAGAGTATAGCCAGGGAGTTGAGGTTGCGATTGCCGGGTCGTCATTTCTAGGTTTTTCATCAGTATCGGATTTGAGCGGTATTTTGGAGGTGGGCTGGTTTCTCTGTATTAATATCACGAAATCAACAAACTTCAGACCCGTAAAATATCTGAGGTCTGAGGCGACATTCCCTTAGCTTTGGGGCAGGCTAATCACAAATTCTGTCCCTTGACCGATTTGTGAATTGACCTGTAATTTGCCCCCGTGGGTCTCCACGACAATTTGACGGGCGATCGCCAATCCTAGACCCGTTCCTTTGCCCACTGCTTTGGTGGTGAACAAATGGTCAAATATTTTGGTTTTAACTTCTTCAGTCATCCCTTGACCATTATCCGTAATCTTAATTTTTACCTGTTGATTTTCCCAGAAACTGATAATTTTAATCCGATTAGGATTCGCCTTAATTTCTGCAAAAGTCCGCCCACTATTTGATTCTTCTAGGGCATCGATCGCATTGGCAAGAATATTCATAAACACCTGATTGATCTGTCCAGGGAAGCATTCGATCGCCGGAATATTCCCATAGTCTTTGACTACTTCAATAGCGGGTCGCTCATCGTTCGCTTTCAATCGATATTTGAGAATTAAGATTGTGCTGTCGATACCCTCGTGGATATTGAAGGGCACTTTGTAGTCTTTGTCAGCCCGAGAAAAGGTGCGGAGTGAAGTGCTGATATCTTTGATGCGATCGCATCCCAGTTGCATCGAGTCGATGATTTTGGGCAGGTCTTCGATGATATAGTCTAAATCAATATCTTCGGCATGGTCGGCAATCTCTGTTTCTGGGGCGCGATCGCGATAGAGATTGAGATGCTCCACTAAGTCTTGAACTGTGGATTTAGCTTCATTCAAATTGCCATAAATAAAGCCGACAGGGTTATTAATTTCATGAGCCACACCAGCAACTAAGTTACCCAAAGCAGACATTTTTTCACTTTGAATCATTTGTAATTGGGTTTGCTGTAAGTCATATAAGGCTTGTTCTAGCTGTTGGGAATAGGTTTGGGACTGTTCATAAAGTCGCGCATTTTCTAGAGAAATTGCGGCTTGAGCGCAAAGTAGATTGAGGAGTTCCACGCGATCGCTGGTAAATGCCCCCTGCGCTAAATGATTTTCTAGATATAAAATGCCCAGCAATTTCCCTTGATGCAAAATCGGGCTACACAAGATACTCTGAGGCTGCTGACGAATAAAATAAGGGTCATTGGCTAAAGTCCGATCGAGCGTTGCATCCATCAGCACAACAGTGTGCCGGCTGTGCTTGACTTTGTAAATTAGCTTCAAGGGAATATCCTGACTCTCTTCAACTGGAATCCTCTGCAATACCACTGGGTTTGTTCCCTCGGTAATTGAGCCTTTAATCAGCAGGCGATTGTCTCGCAACAGCATTAACACGCATTTATCAGCCCCCGCATTTTCGATAATGATCGCAAGCAACGAAGAAAGCAGTTTATCGAGTTCGATTTCACCGGAGATAGTTTGAGACGCTTTAAGAATAGCCGCTAAATCTAGAGTTCCAGAGATACTGCTACTCTGGGAAGTGGCGGAACTGGTAGAAGTCACGCTCCCCAATGTGAAGATAGTATCATTAGCTGACAGGGGAAAACGGGTTTGCTGGAGGATGGAACCCAGCAATTGGGGATAGCGTTTTTCGAGGTCAGCAACTTTGGCTTTTGCACCCCAACGCGCATAACAGTAATAGGCTTCGGTAATATATTCTTGGGCAATGCGTTGTTTACCCCAATCGAGATAAAATTTGGCAGCTAATTCGTTGGCCAGGGCTTCTTCGTTAAGGAACTGATATTTCTTACTCAGAGAAATTGCTTGGTCATAACACTCAGTTGCCGTAATTTTTTCACCTAAAACTCGATACCGTTCCGCCTCCACTAAATACCATTTATGCAAGTGATTCATCGGGGCATGGTGCGCCCATTGATGCAGAACAGTTTGATGGGTTTGGACCTGAAGCAAAATCTCTGCTTGCTCTTCCTCTGGCTGAGTGGGGAAAAGTGCTAGATGAGTTAAAGCCGCATAAAAATGGAAAATCGGCACAAAAATCGATGCTGATACAGCCATCAAACAGGGCTGGGCTTGGTCAATATAGTTCCGTGCTTCTGGATAATTCCCAAAACAGTAAGCCAGCAACAATTTGTAGATATAGGCTTGAGCGATCCCGATTAGGTCATTATCCTGCTGGTGTTTAGGTAGCATCAACGTTTCATTGTAGATATTGCCCATCAAGCAATGGGGTTGACTGACTAATTCAATCAAGTTTTCTGCTGCTTGGGTTCCTAGATTTAGGTAGACTTGAGCAGAATATTGTTTCACCTGAGCCAAGGCTACATCATAGTCAGCCATGTCTTGAATAAAACTATGCAGTTCTTCACCCCTAAAAAATCTGTTACTACTTTGACCACTCAGCGCAAAACCAGCATGTAAAAAATCTCCAGTTTCTATGCCAGCATGGTAGGCGGCGTTCAATGTCGGAACTGTGGCATCTAATCGCTCTTGGGAGTGTTGAATAAAGCAACCAAACATACACATAACAACGGATTTAATCTTTTGGGCGTTAAATTTTTCGAGTAAACTTAGCGCTAATTTACCAAAAGCATAGCCTGTGGAAGGATCTTCTAAAAAAGCACATAACACCATCCCGTGCATCCCATACCCATTGATTGATGCTGCCGTATTGCCTGATTTGAGAGACAAACTGACCATCATCGAACTCAGCCAAGGTAATAAACTGGGCATTCCTTGGATAATTGGAGAAAATAACATTCCCAGCACTTCGATCGCAGCCTCAGTCGTGCGATCGCTCATGACTGGCAGATCTATCAAGTCTTCAATTTCGCTACCTTCAAGTTGTAGGGCAAGGCTTTGGAGTATTTCCCTAGTCTGGGCTGGGTCAGCTTCTGTCGGGAGTTCTACCCCCAATTGCCCTAAGGCCCTTCTGCCAACAGCGATCGCTTCTAGCACATTACTTTGGATAACTTGTGCGGCAATTTGAATTTCATAAATTTTAATGGTGTCCAAAATCGTTTGCGCTGATTGGAATACTAGGGTTGCTATCTGTTCCATACCCTCAAAGTCACCGTTTAAATAAGCAACTTCCCCTGCCGCCACATACAGACTTAGGGTCAATTCATACTGATGCTGCCAACAGTTTGCCTCAAGTAGCTCTATCCCCTTTTGTAAATAAACTCTAGCGGCGGCATAAGCTGTCGAATTTCTCGCCTTCACTCCCGCTTGCAAATTCAATTGAGCTAACGCTTCGCGAGCGCTTGCTTGACTAATTAATTCAACTCCCAAATTCAAATGCCCGACAATATCAAAAAGATTTTCCTCCACCTCCAACTCAGATAAGTTTTGTTGAAGTAACTGTCCTATTTTGAAATGAGTTGCTATTTTTTGATTGTCAGGAATTAGAGAATAGGCAGCTTGTTGAACTCGGTCATGCAAAAATTTGTATTGTACTAATTGCTTAGGAGTATCATCATTTTCTCTCGCCCATCTTTCATGACACTCTCCCTGATAAAACTTATAAATATCACTAATGGGCAAGATCAGCCCTTCTTGTAAACCTTTCCATAAATCAGCAGCAGCGTCAATTTGAGATTGTTCCGAAACAATGGCTAAAGTTTCTAAATCAAACTGATTACCAATACAAGCAGCTAACTTGAGAATATTTTGGGTTGCTAAGGGTAATTTCTCTAACTGCAACGCCATAAATTCCACTACATCATCTGTCACCGCTTGCTGATTCACTTGGGTAATGTCACATTGCCACCCCCCTATAGCTCCCCCTTGGGAAGAGGAAATGAATTGGATCAGCTGCTCTTGATATAATGCCTTGAGAAATTGGGTAGCGAAAAATGGATTTCCTTGAGTTTTTTGAAAGACTAATTGAGAAAGAACTAAGGCTGAACTTTCTGAACATTTAAGAGTATCAGCAACTAATTGATTGACTGTAACTGAATTGAGGGGAGCTAAAGTAATCGTATTTATTGTTTCTGAAGTTTTTTGAATTTCGCTCAAAGTCAACATCAATGGATGGGCTGGATTGACTTCGTTATCCCGATAAGCACCAATGATGAAAAGATGAGCCGTATCAACCATTAATAGCTGCATCAACTTTAATGATGCTGAATCAGCCCATTGTAAATCATCTAAAAATATCACTAATGGATGTTCGGCGCTAGTAAAGAGTTGGGTGAATTTTTGAAACAATAAATTAAAGCGATTTTGGGCTGCCGTTCCTGATAATTCTACGGCTGGTGGTTGTTCGCCAATGATTTTTGATAATTCGGGAATGACTTCAATAATGACCTGCCCGTTGTCTCCGACAATTTCTAATATTTTATTTTTCCATTGCTCTAGTTGGACATCACTTTCGGTTAATAATTGCCCCATTAAATTCCGAAATGCTTGGACAAAAGCAGAGAAAGGAATATTGCGTTGAAATTGGTCAAATTTTCCTTTGATAAAATAACCGCGTTCCCGAATAATGGGTTTATGAACTTCGTTAACAACTGCGGTTTTACCAATCCCCGAAAAACCTGCTACCAGCATTATTTCTGTTGCACCAAGACTGACTCGCTCAAATGCTTGCAGTAAAGTTTCTACTTCGGTTTCTCGTCCGTAGAGTTTATCGGGGATAATAAAGCGATCGCACAGATCCCTTTCGGCGATTTTAAAACCCTTGATTGCACCATTAACTTGTAGCTGATGTAAACATTTTTCTAAATCAAACTTCAATCCCAAGGCACTCTGATATCTATCCTCGGCATTTTTTTCCATCAATTTTGTGATCATATCTGAAATCACCGGCGGAATTTCTTCCCTAGTCGATAAAAGTGGTGGAAGTTTAGCAATATGAGAATGCACCAACTCCATTGGATCATTGGATTGAAAGGGTAACTCTCCAGTCAGTAATTCGTAGAATGTCACCCCCAAAGAATAAAAATCAGTCCGGTAGTCAATCCCCCGATTCATTCTGCCTGTTTGTTCTGGAGAAATATACGCTAGTGTCCCTTCTAATACATTAGGATTAATCAGTATTTGAGTTTCTCGTGGTAGTAGAGACGCAATACTAAAGTCAATTAATTTGATTTGCTTAGTGGCGGGATTTATTAAAATATTACTGGGTTTGATGTCTTTGTGAATGATGCGCTCGCGATACAATAAATCTAAGCCATCGCACAGTGCGACTGCTATCTGTAAAAACCCTGTTAATGAGAGGGTGTTTTTCCCCTTTTGGGTCCATTCATGCAAAGATACACCTCCAAAATCTTCCATGATTAACGCATAGCTATTTCGATACTGTTCCAGGCTATAAGTTTGGACGATCAGAGGTGATTTGAGATTTTTAGCAATAGTATATTGATTGCGAAATTGTACCAGTTCGCTAAAGGTGGGATAGTCATTTTTCAGCAGTTTGATGATGACAGGTAATTGGTCATGGGTACGGATTCCCCGATAGACTAACGTGCGACTTCCTGAATAAACGGTTTCGACAATTTGATAGTTGGGAATTTGAGCGCTTGTGGGACGGGTACGGTTTTTGTTGGAGTTATTCATATTTCTTCTAGTTGGAGAATGGATGGGTGAGTAATGGGTAAAATGAGTCTACAACCTGACAGAAAGTCAAATTATTTTTTAGGCTTGAGTTGGTAACGAGATGATAAATTCTGTTCCTTGTCCCAGTATAGAGTTTACTTGGATAAACCCGCCATGTTTTTCTTCAACAATTTGACGGGCGATCGCCAATCCTAAGCCCGTTCCTTTCCCCACGGCTTTAGTGGTAAACAAATGGTCAAAAATCTTGGATTGAATCTCCTCGGGGATACCCGCGCCATTGTCAGCAATTTTAATCTCGACCCAGTTTTCAACTTGTTGAATCTGAATAGTAATCTGTTGCTTTTGCGCTTTGATTTCGGCAAATGATGACGGGTGGGCTAGATCATCAAACACATCAATGGCATTGGCTAGAATATTCATAAACACCTGATTCAGTTGACCCGGGAAACAATTAACCGGGTTGAGCCAATTATAGGCTTTCGCTACTTTAATTTCAGGGCGATGTTCATTCCCTTTGAGGCGATGGCGCAAAATCAGCAATGTACTTTCAATGCCCTCATGAAGATTAAAAGGCTGTTTGTGATCCGTGTCTTTTCGGGAGAAGGTGCGTAAACTGTGGCTAATGCATTTAATGCGATCGCCACTATCCCGCATCGCCCGAATCAACTGAGGCAAATCCTCCCGCAAATACTCTAAATCGACCGCTTCCAGTTCCGATTCAATTTCATCACCCGGTTCAGGGAATGCTTCCCCATAAAGCTCAAGCAGTCCCAATAAATCCTTAACATAGTTCTCAGTCGCCCCCACATTGCCCAGAA includes:
- a CDS encoding trifunctional serine/threonine-protein kinase/ATP-binding protein/sensor histidine kinase, giving the protein MKNLEMTTRQSQPQLPGYTLTDLIYPGTRTHVYRGVHQQLQQPVVIKVMKREYPTFGELVQFRNQFVITKNIEIPGIVRTLALEAFGNGYAIVMEDSGSISIAQYLENQALNLLKILDIAIQLTTILHELHHHRIIHKDIKPANVLIHPDSGQVTLIDFSIASLLPKETQAIQSPQGLEGTLAYLAPEQTGRMNRGIDYRADFYALGVMLYELLTGQLPFSSDDPLEVIHSHIAKTPTPVHEVNPKIPAMLEAIVAKLMAKNAEDRYQSALGLQYDLQECLNQWQARGEISEFVLGQRDLSDRFIIPEKLYGREQEVQTLLKAFERVSQGASELMLVAGFSGIGKTAVVNEVHKPITQQKGYFIKGKFDQFNRNIPLSAFVQALRDLMGQLLCESDAQLAQWQARILDAVGENGQVLIEVIPELEQVMGQQPAAPELSDSAVQNRFNLLFQKFIQVFTTAAHPLTIFLDDLQWADAASLQLLKVLMDDNGYLLVLGAYRDNEVSPAHPLMLTIADLKKANFTVNTITLTPLSLEHTNRLIADTLKCDQALAKPLTQLVDRKTQGNPFFTTQFLKALHEDGYITFERNWGYWQCDMAQVNALALTDDVVEFMALQLQKLSAETQQVLKLAACIGNQFDLATLAIVFEQSPTETAIALWKVLQEGLLVPTTQVYKFFQSEDSELLVGQTCEIRSKINPAYRFLHDRVQQAAYLLIPEADKQATHLKIGKLLFHKTPETEREAQIFAIANQLNCAIQLLSDPTERNELAQLNLLAGQRAKASTAYTTAMQYLTTGIELLSQDCWQRHYDLTLALYQTSAESSYLLGDFEQTQILGAIVLNHAQTLLDQVSIYELKIQICVAKNQFLQGLDIARKILQQLGVDLPEQPTPEEFAQRFQATQQMMAGRKPLELLALPLMTDAQHQATLRILSSLFSITYNGCPAMFPLVMFTQVCLSIQYGNASFSAFAYASYGLILTAFLGDVETGYEFGQLAIQLLAKLNAKDMQAKTLSVVNCFLRHPYFPLRDTLKSFLEGYQGGLAAGDIEWACWCAFPYTLYLYMSGENLEIVKREMTIYHEAITHFKQNTIANYQASYYQSVLNLLGESKNLLLIQGQVYDEVKMMPVHQDSNDRPAVYHLYINKSKLCYLFGEYEQGLCALDVAEQHLDGVPGLYIIALLYFYDSLTRLALATDAMPPDWQRIQSNQEKLAQWAKNAPMNHQHKWDLAEAERCRVLHQTGEAIDLYDRAIAGAKENSYIQEEALANELAAKFYLDWGKEKVAAGYMQEAYYSYARWGAKAKVEDLEKRYPQLLQPILQAANQPLTVLETLTSIATSSVYSIHATSSKSTSSSINQTLDFAALLQISQTFASTIALDELLQTLTQTMLENSGADRGALMLCEDKQWQVRVLANLKQVTLQSAPLNDNPNVPVKLIQYVKNTVTTVVLDALKTDLPVIGDYLHRHQPKSVLCLPILNQGNLLAILYLENRSASGVFTGDRIVILNFLCTQAAISLENASLYQKVSNYSHTLEAEVVRQTQVLHQKNQELEQILKNLQQTQAQLIQTEKMSSLGQLVAGIAHEINNPINFIKGNIIPLANYWEDLKNLLELYREDGCQPSESLRIKQEEVDLEFLFRDVEKILKSMTNGSERIQQIVLSLRNFSRLDESSTKAVDLHSGIDSTLLILQHRLQQIGDSPEIQVVCDYGDLPRITCYPSQLNQVFLNIINNAIDAIRENSKCSDHPQIQIRTEPLAQKGIRIAIANTDSRIPPEIQDRIFDPFFTTKPVGSGTGLGLFVSYSIIQKHGGTLRVRSPASGGAEFEIILPYG
- a CDS encoding trifunctional serine/threonine-protein kinase/ATP-binding protein/sensor histidine kinase, coding for MNNSNKNRTRPTSAQIPNYQIVETVYSGSRTLVYRGIRTHDQLPVIIKLLKNDYPTFSELVQFRNQYTIAKNLKSPLIVQTYSLEQYRNSYALIMEDFGGVSLHEWTQKGKNTLSLTGFLQIAVALCDGLDLLYRERIIHKDIKPSNILINPATKQIKLIDFSIASLLPRETQILINPNVLEGTLAYISPEQTGRMNRGIDYRTDFYSLGVTFYELLTGELPFQSNDPMELVHSHIAKLPPLLSTREEIPPVISDMITKLMEKNAEDRYQSALGLKFDLEKCLHQLQVNGAIKGFKIAERDLCDRFIIPDKLYGRETEVETLLQAFERVSLGATEIMLVAGFSGIGKTAVVNEVHKPIIRERGYFIKGKFDQFQRNIPFSAFVQAFRNLMGQLLTESDVQLEQWKNKILEIVGDNGQVIIEVIPELSKIIGEQPPAVELSGTAAQNRFNLLFQKFTQLFTSAEHPLVIFLDDLQWADSASLKLMQLLMVDTAHLFIIGAYRDNEVNPAHPLMLTLSEIQKTSETINTITLAPLNSVTVNQLVADTLKCSESSALVLSQLVFQKTQGNPFFATQFLKALYQEQLIQFISSSQGGAIGGWQCDITQVNQQAVTDDVVEFMALQLEKLPLATQNILKLAACIGNQFDLETLAIVSEQSQIDAAADLWKGLQEGLILPISDIYKFYQGECHERWARENDDTPKQLVQYKFLHDRVQQAAYSLIPDNQKIATHFKIGQLLQQNLSELEVEENLFDIVGHLNLGVELISQASAREALAQLNLQAGVKARNSTAYAAARVYLQKGIELLEANCWQHQYELTLSLYVAAGEVAYLNGDFEGMEQIATLVFQSAQTILDTIKIYEIQIAAQVIQSNVLEAIAVGRRALGQLGVELPTEADPAQTREILQSLALQLEGSEIEDLIDLPVMSDRTTEAAIEVLGMLFSPIIQGMPSLLPWLSSMMVSLSLKSGNTAASINGYGMHGMVLCAFLEDPSTGYAFGKLALSLLEKFNAQKIKSVVMCMFGCFIQHSQERLDATVPTLNAAYHAGIETGDFLHAGFALSGQSSNRFFRGEELHSFIQDMADYDVALAQVKQYSAQVYLNLGTQAAENLIELVSQPHCLMGNIYNETLMLPKHQQDNDLIGIAQAYIYKLLLAYCFGNYPEARNYIDQAQPCLMAVSASIFVPIFHFYAALTHLALFPTQPEEEQAEILLQVQTHQTVLHQWAHHAPMNHLHKWYLVEAERYRVLGEKITATECYDQAISLSKKYQFLNEEALANELAAKFYLDWGKQRIAQEYITEAYYCYARWGAKAKVADLEKRYPQLLGSILQQTRFPLSANDTIFTLGSVTSTSSATSQSSSISGTLDLAAILKASQTISGEIELDKLLSSLLAIIIENAGADKCVLMLLRDNRLLIKGSITEGTNPVVLQRIPVEESQDIPLKLIYKVKHSRHTVVLMDATLDRTLANDPYFIRQQPQSILCSPILHQGKLLGILYLENHLAQGAFTSDRVELLNLLCAQAAISLENARLYEQSQTYSQQLEQALYDLQQTQLQMIQSEKMSALGNLVAGVAHEINNPVGFIYGNLNEAKSTVQDLVEHLNLYRDRAPETEIADHAEDIDLDYIIEDLPKIIDSMQLGCDRIKDISTSLRTFSRADKDYKVPFNIHEGIDSTILILKYRLKANDERPAIEVVKDYGNIPAIECFPGQINQVFMNILANAIDALEESNSGRTFAEIKANPNRIKIISFWENQQVKIKITDNGQGMTEEVKTKIFDHLFTTKAVGKGTGLGLAIARQIVVETHGGKLQVNSQIGQGTEFVISLPQS